The region TGCCGCCGAACAGCCGCGATAGGCCATCCAGTAGCCGCGCGCGGCGGGTCAGGCCGGTCTCGGTGGGGATGAACGGACTGCGGGTGAACAGGTCCGCGTGGGTGGCGGCCATGGCGGTGGAGCCGATCAGCAGAACGTCCTTCTCCGCCAGGGTCGCCGCATCGGAATTTCGGGTGATGGTCACGCCCGTGGCCGCCACGCCCGTGGACTCGGCCGCCTGGCCGATGATGGCGAACAAGGCTTCCAGTTCCGCGGCCGTCGGGTTCGACGACAGAACGACCGCCGTCTCCGACAGGTCGGCCAACCGAGTGAAGGGGAAGATGGAGCCGGTGAAATAGGCCAGGTTCGGCAGGCTGCCGAAATGCGCGGCGCCGGTGATGTCGATGGTGCTGTCGGGGTCGATGCCGCTGCGCAGGTTGACGGGCAGTTCGCCCTTACAGTTCCCCACCGTGCGGGGGATGATGTTGAAATAGAGATTCAGCTCGTTTTGGCCGAACAGCATGTAGGACGGCAGCTCGACCTTGGCTTCCTTGAGCGTGAAGTAGCCGGGCAGTCGGTCCACGAACGGGTCCGCGCGCGAGCGGTCTCTAAAACCCAGGGATTTGACGTAGGTCCCGTTGATCGACACGTCGAGGCGGGAGGCGTCGAGGTTCAGCCAATCGCCTTCACCGTAGCGATAGCGCAGCTTCATGCGGGCCACGTTGGATGGCCACAGGAAAAGGTCAGGCGCGGTGCGGATCGGAACGATCACCGGGGCGCCAGCGCCCACCGTCTGCATGGCGCTTTGATCAGCCAGCTCGCCGAAGCGCACGGGGCGGTCGGTGCGCAGCCAACGCGGGGCGTCGTAGGGCTTGCGCTGTTGCAGGTTGACCGCGGACGCCGGAGCATAGGCGCCGCGCAGAGATACAGAACCAAGCGCCAGGGTGCGGCCGGCGGCCAGCAATTGTTCACGGTCCCGGCCCAGCACCAGCAGCAGGACGCCGCCCGGTGTGACCGGATTTTCGATCAGGCGCAGGGTCGGCTCGTTCACGGCCCCAACCGACATGCCGCCGATCACCTCCCCGGAGGTGGCGAAGACCACACCATTCCCGGCGGGCAGGGCGCCCAGCACGACCGGAAAGCGGAACGACTGGTAGTCGGCCGCCAGGGCGAAATAGGACGCCACGGCCGAAGCGGCTTGCAGGGCCTGATCGCTGGGCTGGCTGGCGAAGGCGAAGGGGACGTTCAGACCGCCCGGCAGCCCTTCGAAGAAGGGGCTGGGCAGACGCGCCAG is a window of Caulobacter sp. NIBR2454 DNA encoding:
- the bcsB gene encoding cellulose biosynthesis cyclic di-GMP-binding regulatory protein BcsB produces the protein MLPAEAQAPASNPTPANPAAAAPSNVPSTPQAPALVALSAGPQPIGTQPIAQAYAQPVIQTGPLVETPRTPDVQSFSLADLEVKNPLRMISVDGEFSVPFNLSADSQVTAASLRLRLTHSPAMLPDLSQLVIYINDEVIGAVRLDGSGEGGMTIDIPVDPSLFGAKNRLNLRFLGHYTRGCENPLHPSLWAEIDTRASRLSVTTVKGAPRLDLARLPSPFFEGLPGGLNVPFAFASQPSDQALQAASAVASYFALAADYQSFRFPVVLGALPAGNGVVFATSGEVIGGMSVGAVNEPTLRLIENPVTPGGVLLLVLGRDREQLLAAGRTLALGSVSLRGAYAPASAVNLQQRKPYDAPRWLRTDRPVRFGELADQSAMQTVGAGAPVIVPIRTAPDLFLWPSNVARMKLRYRYGEGDWLNLDASRLDVSINGTYVKSLGFRDRSRADPFVDRLPGYFTLKEAKVELPSYMLFGQNELNLYFNIIPRTVGNCKGELPVNLRSGIDPDSTIDITGAAHFGSLPNLAYFTGSIFPFTRLADLSETAVVLSSNPTAAELEALFAIIGQAAESTGVAATGVTITRNSDAATLAEKDVLLIGSTAMAATHADLFTRSPFIPTETGLTRRARLLDGLSRLFGGNGADAALRGQDFQGLASFRSPYGGRRVVVAVLSSDAAALPGTLRRLAAPSNIFKVQGDLTVDGADGVKGYRVGPIFWRGTLSPVIFVLWWFSRNPLLLAVGFVLAALLLSGPIFLAYKALEKRRLHQ